A region from the Actinoplanes sp. OR16 genome encodes:
- a CDS encoding helix-turn-helix transcriptional regulator, which translates to MEDRLSVIFAALADPTRRAILARLAEGEATVTEIAQPFDISLPAISRHLKVLEHAGLISRSRSAQWRTSRLEAEPLREATAWMDRYRRFWDDNLARLDAHLKRIQEEP; encoded by the coding sequence ATGGAGGACCGGCTCAGCGTGATCTTCGCGGCCCTCGCCGACCCGACGCGCCGCGCCATCCTGGCCCGGCTCGCCGAGGGCGAGGCCACCGTGACCGAGATCGCCCAGCCGTTCGACATCAGCCTCCCGGCGATCTCCCGGCACCTGAAGGTCCTCGAGCACGCGGGCTTGATCTCGCGCAGCCGCTCGGCGCAGTGGCGGACCAGCCGCCTGGAGGCCGAGCCGCTGCGCGAGGCCACCGCGTGGATGGACCGCTACCGCAGGTTCTGGGACGACAACCTCGCGCGCCTCGACGCGCACCTCAAGCGGATCCAGGAGGAACCGTGA
- a CDS encoding SRPBCC domain-containing protein — translation MTDLAITRIFDAPRHLVFRAFTDPDQIAAWFGPVGWSVPRDTVDMDVRPGGHQRFMMVNDDDPSMSSPVNAGFTEVIENELLVGEENVSHIPDFGADVLRLRIEFHDEPGDRTRLVLIQSPFPEPMHEGAQEGWGSSFTKLDKLLSPVRN, via the coding sequence GTGACCGATCTCGCCATCACCCGCATCTTCGATGCGCCCCGCCACCTCGTCTTCCGCGCCTTCACCGACCCCGACCAGATCGCCGCCTGGTTCGGCCCGGTCGGCTGGTCCGTCCCCCGCGACACCGTCGACATGGACGTCCGCCCCGGCGGCCACCAGCGCTTCATGATGGTCAACGACGACGACCCGTCGATGTCCTCCCCGGTCAACGCCGGCTTCACCGAGGTCATCGAGAACGAACTCCTGGTGGGCGAGGAGAACGTCTCCCACATCCCCGACTTCGGCGCCGACGTGCTCCGGCTGCGCATCGAATTCCACGACGAGCCCGGCGACCGCACCCGCCTGGTCCTCATCCAGTCCCCCTTCCCCGAGCCCATGCACGAGGGCGCTCAGGAGGGCTGGGGCAGCAGCTTCACCAAGCTGGACAAGCTTCTTTCCCCGGTACGGAATTGA